One part of the Armatimonadota bacterium genome encodes these proteins:
- the rho gene encoding transcription termination factor Rho has translation MRRRSRSDRPRDIDSADLENLPAIDYNHFDQLTPTELAKLAKKHKISIDQSRSKVIEELMIVTNAEHGAIYKRGILEILNEGWGFLRQPSYQPSNEDVYVGQNQVKKNGLKAGDLVFAQVRPPKEGDKYQGVLRVESINGNATQSPENQVRRDFESLTPLFPDEQLKMETVPDRIIGRIVDLIAPIGKGQRGLIVAPPKAGKTTIVKAIAQAVAENDPEVALMVLLVDERPEEVTDMRRFVRGQVISSTFDEPAENHMRVTDLCLEQAKRMVESGRDVVILLDSITRLSRASNLTINPSGRTLSGGLDPAALYRPRRFFGAARNIEEGGSLTIIATALVDTGSKMDDAIFEEFKGTGNMELVLDRDLAERRIWPAIDVRRSSTRHEEKLFAGEEALQAVYHLHRMLANAKDTVDATESLIKLLKRTPTNEAFLESVIAKTRATV, from the coding sequence ATGCGCCGGCGCAGCCGCTCCGACCGTCCCCGCGACATCGACAGCGCCGACCTCGAGAACCTGCCGGCAATCGATTACAACCACTTTGACCAGCTTACGCCCACCGAGTTGGCCAAGCTTGCCAAAAAGCACAAGATCTCCATCGATCAAAGCCGTTCCAAGGTGATCGAAGAGCTGATGATCGTCACGAACGCCGAGCATGGTGCCATCTACAAGCGCGGGATCTTGGAGATCCTAAACGAAGGGTGGGGCTTTTTGCGGCAACCCTCCTACCAGCCTTCCAATGAAGACGTCTATGTCGGCCAAAACCAGGTCAAAAAGAACGGCCTCAAAGCGGGCGACCTTGTCTTCGCCCAAGTCCGCCCGCCGAAAGAGGGCGACAAATACCAAGGTGTTCTCCGGGTTGAAAGCATCAACGGGAACGCCACGCAATCGCCAGAAAACCAAGTCCGGCGGGATTTTGAAAGCCTGACGCCACTCTTCCCCGACGAGCAGCTGAAAATGGAAACGGTTCCGGATCGGATCATCGGCCGGATCGTCGACCTGATCGCCCCAATCGGTAAAGGTCAGCGGGGCTTGATCGTCGCGCCGCCCAAAGCCGGGAAAACGACAATCGTTAAAGCTATCGCCCAAGCTGTTGCCGAAAACGATCCTGAAGTGGCCTTGATGGTCTTACTCGTCGACGAGCGGCCGGAAGAAGTAACCGACATGCGCCGGTTCGTACGGGGCCAGGTGATTAGCTCGACCTTTGATGAGCCCGCAGAAAACCACATGCGGGTCACCGACCTCTGCTTGGAACAAGCCAAGCGCATGGTCGAATCGGGCCGGGACGTCGTGATCCTGCTCGACTCTATCACCCGTTTGAGCCGCGCAAGCAACCTGACCATCAACCCCTCGGGTCGGACCCTCTCCGGCGGTTTGGACCCGGCCGCTCTCTACCGCCCCCGGCGGTTCTTTGGTGCGGCCCGGAATATCGAAGAAGGCGGTTCCCTCACCATCATCGCCACCGCCTTGGTGGACACCGGGTCAAAAATGGATGATGCGATCTTTGAGGAATTCAAGGGCACCGGGAACATGGAACTCGTCCTTGACCGGGATCTTGCCGAACGCCGTATCTGGCCAGCCATCGATGTGCGCCGATCCAGCACCCGGCATGAGGAAAAACTCTTTGCCGGCGAAGAGGCCCTGCAGGCGGTCTACCACCTGCACCGGATGCTCGCCAATGCTAAAGACACAGTGGACGCAACCGAGAGCCTGATTAAGCTCCTCAAGCGCACCCCGACCAACGAAGCTTTCTTGGAAAGCGTCATCGCCAAAACCAGGGCGACCGTCTAA
- the hpt gene encoding hypoxanthine phosphoribosyltransferase, giving the protein MSFGENLETLIPADRIQARVAQIAQDIRRDIGDSPILLLCVLKGAFPFLADLAKNMEGDVLFDFIQVSSWAGGRESTGSVRIKKDHDFDIKGMHVVLVEDIVDSGLTLTYLRELLGTRQPASLRVAALLSKPDAREHNVPVEYIGFEIENRFVVGYGLDDGERFRNLPYVAAVIPTSEPV; this is encoded by the coding sequence ATGAGCTTCGGTGAGAATTTGGAGACCTTGATCCCGGCGGATAGGATCCAGGCCCGGGTGGCGCAGATCGCCCAAGACATCCGCCGGGACATCGGAGACTCCCCGATCCTTTTGCTTTGTGTCCTCAAGGGGGCCTTCCCGTTCCTCGCCGACTTGGCCAAAAACATGGAGGGGGATGTCCTATTCGACTTCATCCAAGTCAGCAGTTGGGCGGGAGGAAGGGAAAGCACAGGATCAGTCCGGATCAAGAAGGATCACGACTTCGACATCAAGGGGATGCATGTGGTCTTGGTGGAAGACATCGTCGATTCCGGATTGACGCTCACCTACCTCCGCGAGCTGCTTGGCACGCGCCAGCCGGCTTCGTTGCGTGTTGCGGCCCTTTTGAGCAAGCCCGACGCCCGGGAACACAATGTCCCAGTGGAATATATCGGTTTCGAGATCGAGAACCGGTTTGTGGTAGGATATGGATTAGACGACGGCGAGAGGTTTCGAAACCTGCCCTACGTGGCCGCAGTCATCCCCACCAGCGAACCGGTTTAA
- a CDS encoding 6-carboxytetrahydropterin synthase — translation METQTPITITKEYRWEMGHRLAAHAGHCRNLHGHSYRAVVALTGHAGENGMVLDFAEVTEAVRPIIDSLDHATMLQDSDEPLTGMLCSLGLKVVSVPFPPTTEELCRWMLGEIAGGLKARGAAGTLALTIHETSTSTVTMSQRL, via the coding sequence ATGGAGACTCAAACGCCCATCACGATCACCAAGGAGTACCGCTGGGAAATGGGCCATCGGCTGGCTGCTCACGCCGGGCACTGCCGCAACCTCCATGGCCATTCTTACCGGGCTGTTGTCGCCTTGACCGGCCACGCCGGCGAAAATGGGATGGTCTTGGATTTTGCCGAGGTCACCGAAGCCGTCCGCCCCATCATCGATTCTTTGGACCATGCAACCATGCTCCAAGATTCCGATGAACCCTTGACGGGAATGCTCTGCTCGCTCGGCCTCAAAGTCGTCAGCGTCCCATTCCCCCCGACAACCGAAGAGTTGTGCCGGTGGATGCTTGGGGAGATCGCCGGCGGCCTCAAGGCGCGCGGTGCAGCAGGCACACTGGCCTTGACGATCCACGAGACGTCAACCTCGACGGTTACAATGAGCCAGCGGTTATGA
- the guaA gene encoding glutamine-hydrolyzing GMP synthase has protein sequence MEHQLVTVVDFGGQYTQLIVRRVRELGCYSEMVPWQSAASHIQDRKPVAVILSGGPKSTLAEGAPTIDFSVLEGIPTLGICYGHQLMAKNLGGAVEKSTEREYGRRSLGPRSPGSLAARIQIDTVWMSHGDKVTAVPPGFIVTAKTESCPIAAMENLKDLKFGVQFHPEVTHTPDGRKLLQSFLFDYAGLKGDWSAQNFIADATAQIRESVGNGKVLCAVSGGVDSSVVAALLSESVGDQTTCVFVDHGLLRKGEAEQVRQTFTETFHPHLVVIEAHDQFFSALKGVTDPEAKRKVIGENFVVCFERNREELQSHDFLAQGTLYPDVIESGSPTASKIKTHHNVGGLPDWMRLKVIEPLRWLFKDEVREVGRALGLPDEVVDREPFPGPGLGVRILGEVTPERVRITQEADWIFREELRKAGLNKGIWQSYAALLDVRSVGVMGDERTYEQPIVLRAVTSEDAMTAQAFPFAFDFLEHVANRIVNEVDGVNRVLYDLTSKPPATIEWE, from the coding sequence ATGGAGCACCAACTCGTCACCGTTGTCGATTTCGGCGGGCAGTACACGCAGCTCATCGTGCGGCGAGTGCGCGAGCTCGGCTGCTACAGTGAGATGGTGCCGTGGCAATCTGCCGCCAGCCACATCCAAGATCGGAAGCCGGTGGCGGTGATTCTTTCGGGTGGGCCCAAGTCCACACTTGCCGAGGGCGCGCCAACCATCGATTTCTCGGTTCTGGAAGGCATTCCCACCTTGGGAATCTGTTACGGGCACCAATTGATGGCCAAAAACCTTGGTGGGGCGGTTGAAAAATCGACTGAGCGGGAATATGGGCGCCGGTCGCTGGGCCCGCGCAGTCCGGGGAGTCTGGCCGCCAGGATCCAAATCGACACAGTGTGGATGAGCCACGGGGACAAGGTCACGGCCGTTCCCCCCGGCTTCATCGTGACGGCAAAGACGGAGTCATGTCCAATTGCCGCAATGGAGAATCTGAAGGATCTCAAATTCGGAGTCCAATTCCATCCCGAAGTTACTCATACACCCGATGGCCGCAAACTCCTCCAAAGCTTCCTGTTCGACTACGCCGGGCTCAAGGGGGATTGGTCGGCACAGAATTTCATCGCCGATGCAACCGCCCAGATTCGAGAGTCGGTCGGCAACGGAAAAGTCCTTTGCGCTGTGAGCGGTGGGGTGGACAGCAGCGTTGTTGCCGCCCTGTTGAGCGAAAGCGTGGGGGATCAGACGACTTGTGTCTTTGTAGATCACGGCCTGTTGCGAAAAGGGGAGGCCGAACAGGTCCGCCAAACGTTCACCGAAACGTTCCATCCCCACTTGGTGGTCATCGAAGCCCACGACCAGTTCTTCTCCGCCCTCAAGGGGGTCACCGACCCGGAGGCAAAGAGGAAGGTGATCGGCGAAAACTTCGTTGTCTGTTTCGAACGAAACCGGGAGGAACTGCAAAGCCATGACTTTTTGGCGCAGGGGACGCTCTATCCCGACGTGATCGAATCAGGCTCGCCAACCGCCAGCAAGATCAAGACCCATCACAACGTCGGAGGATTGCCAGATTGGATGCGCCTGAAAGTCATCGAGCCGTTGCGGTGGCTGTTCAAGGATGAAGTCCGTGAAGTGGGCCGCGCCCTGGGACTTCCTGACGAAGTGGTCGACCGAGAGCCGTTCCCGGGTCCGGGTTTGGGGGTGCGGATCCTAGGCGAAGTCACACCGGAGAGGGTTCGGATCACCCAGGAAGCCGACTGGATCTTCCGCGAGGAATTGCGTAAAGCCGGGCTTAACAAAGGAATCTGGCAATCGTACGCCGCCCTCTTGGATGTGCGCAGCGTGGGTGTGATGGGGGACGAGAGAACCTATGAACAGCCGATCGTCTTGCGGGCCGTGACCAGCGAGGACGCGATGACGGCCCAGGCTTTTCCGTTTGCGTTCGACTTTTTGGAGCATGTGGCAAACCGGATCGTCAATGAGGTGGACGGAGTCAATCGGGTTCTCTACGACCTAACTTCAAAGCCTCCGGCAACCATCGAATGGGAATAG
- a CDS encoding glycosyltransferase family 4 protein: protein MPAQLHAGSSMPKDWGGIERYVVYLTTAMAGRGHRVTVAAPKGSPLSKRLTVGQVPVRIWHKYDPLAFAAYLRTIRAKQPDLLVTHFSPDYIAPAWAAKTAGVKSVMTRHVTAQFKPSRVRLYEKLYDGYVAISQAVKSHLVQDGIPDRKVHVAYNGSPPLVPTGNLALAGPSIGVFGRLVWVKGQDVAIRALKDLPGTHLHLFGQGPFRGELELLAKSVGVADRTTFHGHIDDVADAMASVDVVCIPSVWREAFGYTATEAMSLGKPIVANAYGGLTEIFEDNESALLIHSENPENPDPADFARAINSLFKDPALATRLGQNAKQRYTENFTVDHMVARVEAAYDQILHP, encoded by the coding sequence ATGCCAGCCCAACTCCATGCCGGGAGTTCTATGCCGAAGGATTGGGGGGGTATTGAACGGTATGTCGTTTATTTAACAACGGCTATGGCGGGGCGGGGCCACCGGGTCACAGTTGCTGCTCCAAAAGGCTCGCCCCTCTCCAAACGGTTGACGGTCGGCCAGGTTCCCGTTCGGATCTGGCACAAATATGACCCTTTGGCCTTTGCGGCCTACCTGCGCACCATCCGCGCGAAACAGCCAGATTTGTTGGTCACCCACTTTTCCCCCGATTACATCGCACCGGCCTGGGCGGCAAAGACAGCGGGAGTCAAGAGTGTCATGACCCGCCACGTGACGGCCCAGTTCAAACCCTCGCGGGTACGGCTTTATGAAAAGCTCTACGACGGTTATGTCGCCATTTCCCAGGCGGTGAAATCGCATCTCGTCCAAGACGGCATACCCGACAGGAAAGTCCATGTGGCTTACAACGGCTCACCGCCGCTGGTGCCGACCGGGAACCTGGCGTTGGCCGGTCCGAGCATCGGCGTTTTTGGCCGGTTGGTTTGGGTCAAAGGGCAGGATGTGGCGATCCGCGCTCTCAAGGATCTTCCGGGAACACATTTGCACCTGTTTGGTCAAGGCCCGTTCCGGGGCGAGCTGGAACTCTTGGCAAAATCGGTCGGCGTTGCGGACCGCACCACTTTCCACGGTCATATCGATGATGTGGCCGATGCCATGGCATCGGTGGATGTCGTCTGCATCCCTAGCGTTTGGCGGGAGGCTTTTGGCTACACGGCCACCGAAGCCATGTCTTTGGGCAAACCGATCGTGGCGAACGCCTACGGGGGACTGACCGAGATCTTCGAAGACAACGAATCGGCCTTGCTCATCCACTCGGAAAATCCCGAAAACCCCGACCCTGCCGACTTTGCACGGGCCATAAATAGCCTTTTCAAAGATCCAGCCTTGGCGACCCGGTTGGGGCAGAATGCCAAACAACGGTACACCGAAAATTTCACCGTTGACCACATGGTCGCTCGGGTCGAAGCCGCCTACGATCAGATTCTTCACCCCTAA
- a CDS encoding aminoglycoside phosphotransferase family protein yields the protein MALASPITTHFVLGSELIGQETIERGHINQTYMSVVQKDGEIGRYIYQHINKSVFPDPPRMMDNIKAVLDHIHAKRGTAADCLELVANADGSYYFKDEDGEFWRCYRYIEDTSSYDIVPNPEVAYQAALAFGSFLNEISDLPTDGFHITIPDFHNTEFRLRQLDSALANPVAGRLETAAAEIDFVNRHRELGSRLMHVVENYPEAVRIVHNDTKVNNVLFCGDGKVGKAVIDLDTVMPGTILFDIGDLIRTACNAAAEDETDLSKVIFNKDHFAAIIRGFAESTGPSIHPAEWDAMPYSGAVITMTVGIRFLTDFLNGDTYFRTHRKNQNLDRCRTQFELVRQMLDSADELERIVMAERDRLA from the coding sequence ATGGCCCTTGCGAGTCCCATCACCACCCACTTCGTCTTGGGGAGCGAACTGATCGGTCAAGAGACCATCGAGCGTGGCCACATCAACCAGACCTACATGTCTGTCGTCCAAAAGGACGGCGAAATCGGGCGGTACATCTATCAACACATCAACAAATCGGTCTTCCCTGATCCGCCGCGGATGATGGACAACATCAAGGCGGTGCTCGACCACATCCATGCCAAAAGGGGGACGGCGGCTGACTGCTTAGAACTGGTTGCAAATGCCGACGGCTCCTACTACTTTAAAGACGAAGACGGCGAGTTTTGGCGATGCTACCGGTATATCGAGGACACGTCCAGTTACGACATCGTCCCTAATCCCGAAGTCGCTTACCAGGCTGCACTGGCATTCGGCTCGTTTTTGAACGAGATTTCTGACCTGCCGACCGATGGGTTCCACATCACGATCCCCGACTTCCACAACACGGAGTTCCGGCTCCGCCAGTTGGATTCCGCCCTGGCAAACCCAGTTGCAGGACGGCTGGAAACCGCGGCTGCCGAGATCGATTTTGTCAACCGGCACCGGGAACTCGGCAGCCGGTTGATGCATGTGGTGGAAAACTACCCGGAAGCAGTCCGAATCGTCCATAACGACACAAAAGTCAACAACGTCCTCTTTTGCGGCGATGGCAAAGTCGGCAAAGCGGTCATCGATTTGGACACGGTCATGCCGGGCACCATCTTGTTCGACATCGGCGACTTGATCCGGACGGCCTGCAACGCGGCGGCCGAGGATGAAACCGACCTTTCCAAGGTCATCTTCAACAAAGACCACTTTGCGGCGATCATCCGAGGGTTTGCAGAAAGCACCGGCCCTTCAATCCACCCCGCCGAATGGGATGCCATGCCCTATTCCGGCGCCGTAATCACGATGACGGTCGGGATCCGTTTCCTCACCGATTTCCTCAATGGGGACACCTATTTCCGTACCCACCGCAAAAACCAAAACCTAGACCGTTGTCGCACGCAATTCGAGCTTGTCCGGCAGATGCTCGACAGCGCCGACGAACTCGAACGGATCGTGATGGCCGAGCGGGACCGGTTGGCGTAA
- a CDS encoding NTP transferase domain-containing protein produces MNLIVLAAGLGTRFGGPKQFFPVGPGGECLFHFSLRHGLDHGVESLTLVTRSEIVEQAKNSVQGLPVPVRIAIQETLGGKPRGTADALLCALRQSPRGQFAIINGDDYYGEKTFRVAKELITGDPVAAAVPYLLGQTLSPHGGVSRAVCTIESGFLTSIRETHGLEAHAGGAQGVCNGQPVQVGLDCPVSMNFFTFSSTVAEDLAQFVDQAPTGQEVTIPDFLNDRISRAGWKVPARLSASEWFGMTFAQDLPSVQQRLAEFCRSGKIPHPLW; encoded by the coding sequence GTGAACCTGATCGTTTTAGCGGCGGGGCTCGGCACACGTTTCGGAGGGCCTAAGCAGTTCTTTCCCGTCGGCCCGGGCGGCGAATGCCTCTTCCACTTCTCTCTCCGTCACGGCCTCGACCATGGCGTTGAGTCACTGACCCTGGTCACACGGTCAGAGATCGTTGAGCAAGCGAAGAATTCGGTACAAGGACTCCCGGTACCCGTGCGCATAGCCATCCAGGAGACTCTGGGGGGGAAACCCAGGGGCACGGCTGACGCCTTGCTCTGCGCCCTCCGCCAAAGTCCCAGAGGGCAGTTTGCAATCATCAATGGGGACGATTACTATGGCGAGAAGACATTTCGGGTGGCCAAGGAGCTCATAACCGGCGACCCTGTTGCTGCGGCCGTCCCATATCTTCTGGGCCAAACATTATCGCCTCATGGCGGGGTTTCGCGCGCGGTTTGCACCATCGAATCCGGATTCCTCACGTCCATCCGTGAAACTCACGGACTTGAGGCACATGCCGGCGGAGCCCAGGGGGTTTGCAACGGACAGCCGGTCCAAGTGGGGTTAGATTGCCCGGTATCAATGAACTTCTTCACGTTCTCGTCTACGGTTGCCGAAGACCTGGCCCAGTTTGTCGATCAAGCGCCGACCGGCCAAGAAGTCACCATCCCCGACTTTCTCAACGACCGCATCTCACGGGCTGGATGGAAAGTCCCCGCCCGGTTGTCCGCCTCCGAATGGTTCGGCATGACATTTGCGCAAGACTTACCGTCGGTCCAGCAGCGGCTGGCAGAATTTTGTCGATCTGGCAAAATTCCGCATCCTCTGTGGTAA